In the Wyeomyia smithii strain HCP4-BCI-WySm-NY-G18 chromosome 2, ASM2978416v1, whole genome shotgun sequence genome, one interval contains:
- the LOC129719804 gene encoding LOW QUALITY PROTEIN: protein SHQ1 homolog (The sequence of the model RefSeq protein was modified relative to this genomic sequence to represent the inferred CDS: substituted 1 base at 1 genomic stop codon) translates to MLEKLSDELTYSLHYTATEAIFIITIPDLDVEHEDVLSLEVLDQELVFTAPPHFLRITSKHSLQTAEVFPKNIDYEKGSITYHIPLEIKEYLKKPAQISYKYGFGDFYNSALNIQNTQDLKILSNPEQFSNDERRAKRLADEQNDFNEEHYGMDCIQYMIDGFGLQSVEIALKIQLTSDQKYQIELIMDPKKCDLEQYVNQSDLTVLTGLVDILLASLYDKLVNGNELNEAVSHFNIHRLSATLSYFEKHDSIHNALIAFYRRCCIYPLYRSKNLALMCTKLLIDAFKLDDINDWILEKLLHCYEAFKRNECTALNYYYIKDYVRFVQSAVSKERLHEIGKEIAEFSPSVFTGSLGLGEASIALKMIKSIMNNNDDDSTDSDDTYSSSTDDESATETSSDDEDISNSVESVLDKLKNIQLEIXLLESYYFLTGQNIVSISRDV, encoded by the exons atgttggaaaaattatctgATGAACTGACCTATTCATTGCATTATACGGCGACCGAAGCAATTTTTATTATCACTATCCCAGATTTAGATGTGGAACATGAAGATGTACTCTCTTTGGAGGTTCTTGATCAAGAGCTTGTATTCACTGCACCACCCCATTTTCTAAG AATAACTTCTAAACATTCTCTGCAAACCGCGGAAGTTTTTCCAAAAAacatagactatgaaaaagGTTCCATTACTTACCATATACCACTTGAAATTAAAGAATACCTTAAAAAACCGGCACAAATATCTTACAAATATGGCTTTGGAGATTTCTATAATTCCGCTCTAAACATT CAAAACACTCAGGACCTTAAAATATTGTCAAACCCGGAACAGTTTTCCAACGACGAAAGAAGAGCTAAACGACTTGCGGACGAGCAAAACGATTTCAACGAAGAACATTATGGAATGGACTGTATCCAATACATGATCGATGGGTTCGGGTTGCAATCAGTTGAAATAGCCTTGAAAATCCAGCTAACGAGtgatcaaaaatatcaaattgaaTTGATTATGGACCCGAAAAAATGCGATCTAGAACAATATGTAAATCAATCAGATTTAACAGTTCTTACAGGTTTAGTGGATATTCTATTAGCATCATTATACGACAAACTGGTTAATGGCAACGAATTGAATGAAGCTGTATCACACTTTAACATTCATCGATTATCAGCTACTCTTTCGTATTTTGAAAAACACGATTCGATTCATAACGCTTTGATCGCTTTCTACCGACGCTGTTGTATTTATCCATTGTACAGAAGCAAAAACTTGGCTCTGATGTGTACAAAGTTGTTGATAGATGCTTTTAAACTAGATGATATCAATGATTGGATTCTGGAGAAGCTACTGCATTGTTATGAAGCTTTCAAACGAAATGAATGTACAGCTCTGAATTATTACTACATAAAAGACTATGTAAGATTCGTCCAGTCAGCCGTTTCAAAAGAACGTTTGCATGAGATTGGAAAAGAAATTGCTGAG TTTTCACCGTCGGTTTTCACTGGATCGTTGGGACTTGGGGAAGCATCTATTGCTCTTAAAATGATCAAATCGATCATgaataataatgatgatgattCTACTGATTCAGATGATACGTATAGCTCCAGTACCGATGATGAAAGTGCAACAGAAACCAGTAGTGATGATGAAGATATTTCAAATTCGGTAGAGAGTGTACTAGACAAGCTGAAAAATATACAGTTGGAGATTTGATTGCTTGAAAGTTACTATTTTTTAACAG GACAAAACATAGTGTCCATCTCTAGAGATGTCTAA
- the LOC129725509 gene encoding UDP-glycosyltransferase UGT5-like isoform X1, which translates to MNFIQLLFLVIISGVFWYPRIETAKILGVFPTASKSHYIVGSALMKALAEKGHEVTVISPFPQSNPLENFRDITTTDIWKATEPFTSNLLHFKRTSPFENIPRIYKFGHTMVNSTLNDPAVVKLINSGEHFDLVILEIFMTDAMLGFAHHFKAPCIGLSTFGASKWTTDLVGTPAPPSFVPNPFLSLTDRMSFSERMLNFVMSLAEVLVVRILDYPVQNQIYQNTFPDPKPSLQELKNTAVSAVLLNNHFSLSYPRPYATGMIEVGGMHINRNPKPLPDDIQRYMDDATDGIIYFSMGSNIKSKDLPDEKRKVFLNVFSKLKQKVLWKWEDDKLPSKPDNVRIQNWWPQDDILAHPNVRLFITHGGLLSTTESLYHGVPVIGIPVFGDQNLNMAKAERGGYGLSVPYQEISEERLSAAINAILGDSTFKQNAQVMSQRYRDQPVNPLDLAVFWVEYIIRHKGAPHIRTASMDLNFIQYHNLDVLAVLVGIPVIVILLLSRLICKKKTPRKNDRGDRKKRN; encoded by the exons atgaattttattcaaTTGCTTTTTTTGGTTATTATATCAGGTGTATTCTGGTATCCAAGAATAGAGACAGCAaaaattttgggggtgtttcCGACAGCCTCTAAATCGCATTACATCGTTGGATCAGCATTGATGAAAGCATTGGCTGAGAAAGGCCATGAG GTGACCGTTATTAGTCCATTCCCGCAATCTAACCCTCTGGAAAATTTTCGTGATATAACAACAACCGATATTTGGAAAGCCACGGAAC CCTTCACGTCAAATCTACTTCATTTCAAACGCACATCTCCCTTCGAAAACATACCTCGAATATACAAGTTCGGTCACACGATGGTCAATTCCACCTTAAATGACCCTGCAGTAGTTAAACTGATTAATTCGGGAGAACATTTTGATCTCGTCATACTGGAAATATTCATGACAGACGCAATGCTTG GTTTCGCTCACCACTTCAAAGCACCGTGTATAGGTCTATCCACGTTTGGCGCATCTAAATGGACAACGGATTTGGTAGGAACACCGGCTCCCCCGTCGTTCGTCCCAAACCCATTTCTTAGCCTCACCGACCGCATGAGCTTTAGTGAGCGCATGCTGAATTTTGTAATGAGTCTGGCAGAAGTGCTGGTTGTGCGCATATTGGATTACCCGGTCCAGAATCAAATATATCAAAACACCTTCCCAGATCCGAAGCCATCCTTACAGGAGCTCAAAAACACTGCCGTCTCTGCCGTTCTCCTAAACAACCATTTCTCTCTAAGCTATCCGAGACCTTATGCAACCGGAATGATTGAAGTTGGCGGCATGCATATCAACCGAAATCCTAAACCTCTGCCAGACGATATTCAACGTTATATGGACGATGCAACCGATGGTATAATCTATTTTTCGATGGGATCCAATATCAAGAGCAAAGATTTGCctgacgaaaaaagaaaagtattcCTAAACGTGTTCTCAAAGTTGAAACAAAAAGTGTTGTGGAAATGGGAAGATGACAAACTACCATCCAAACCGGACAATGTGCGAATACAAAATTGGTGGCCTCAGGATGACATTCTTGCGCATCCCAACGTACGACTATTTATAACACACGGAGGTCTTCTTAGTACAACCGAATCACTTTATCATGGAGTGCCGGTTATTGGTATACCTGTGTTCGGCGATCAGAACTTAAACATGGCTAAAGCAGAACGAGGTGGGTATGGATTGTCTGTACCTTATCAAGAAATATCCGAAGAACGTCTGTCAGCTGCAATCAATGCCATCCTTGGAGACTCAACGTTCAAACAAAACGCGCAAGTCATGTCTCAACGATATCGGGATCAACCAGTAAACCCACTAGACTTGGCCGTTTTCTGGGTAGAATACATTATTCGGCATAAGGGAGCGCCACATATCCGGACTGCCTCGATGGATCTGAATTTTATCCAGTATCATAACTTGGACGTACTGGCAGTTCTAGTAGGCATACCTGTTATAGTAATTTTATTGCTAAGTCGATTAATTTGTAAAAAGAAAACACCAAGAAAAAATGACAGAGGTGACCGTAAGAAGCGCAATTAA
- the LOC129725509 gene encoding UDP-glycosyltransferase UGT5-like isoform X2, producing the protein MNFIQLLFLVIISGVFWYPRIETAKILGVFPTASKSHYIVGSALMKALAEKGHEVTVISPFPQSNPLENFRDITTTDIWKATERFAHHFKAPCIGLSTFGASKWTTDLVGTPAPPSFVPNPFLSLTDRMSFSERMLNFVMSLAEVLVVRILDYPVQNQIYQNTFPDPKPSLQELKNTAVSAVLLNNHFSLSYPRPYATGMIEVGGMHINRNPKPLPDDIQRYMDDATDGIIYFSMGSNIKSKDLPDEKRKVFLNVFSKLKQKVLWKWEDDKLPSKPDNVRIQNWWPQDDILAHPNVRLFITHGGLLSTTESLYHGVPVIGIPVFGDQNLNMAKAERGGYGLSVPYQEISEERLSAAINAILGDSTFKQNAQVMSQRYRDQPVNPLDLAVFWVEYIIRHKGAPHIRTASMDLNFIQYHNLDVLAVLVGIPVIVILLLSRLICKKKTPRKNDRGDRKKRN; encoded by the exons atgaattttattcaaTTGCTTTTTTTGGTTATTATATCAGGTGTATTCTGGTATCCAAGAATAGAGACAGCAaaaattttgggggtgtttcCGACAGCCTCTAAATCGCATTACATCGTTGGATCAGCATTGATGAAAGCATTGGCTGAGAAAGGCCATGAG GTGACCGTTATTAGTCCATTCCCGCAATCTAACCCTCTGGAAAATTTTCGTGATATAACAACAACCGATATTTGGAAAGCCACGGAAC GTTTCGCTCACCACTTCAAAGCACCGTGTATAGGTCTATCCACGTTTGGCGCATCTAAATGGACAACGGATTTGGTAGGAACACCGGCTCCCCCGTCGTTCGTCCCAAACCCATTTCTTAGCCTCACCGACCGCATGAGCTTTAGTGAGCGCATGCTGAATTTTGTAATGAGTCTGGCAGAAGTGCTGGTTGTGCGCATATTGGATTACCCGGTCCAGAATCAAATATATCAAAACACCTTCCCAGATCCGAAGCCATCCTTACAGGAGCTCAAAAACACTGCCGTCTCTGCCGTTCTCCTAAACAACCATTTCTCTCTAAGCTATCCGAGACCTTATGCAACCGGAATGATTGAAGTTGGCGGCATGCATATCAACCGAAATCCTAAACCTCTGCCAGACGATATTCAACGTTATATGGACGATGCAACCGATGGTATAATCTATTTTTCGATGGGATCCAATATCAAGAGCAAAGATTTGCctgacgaaaaaagaaaagtattcCTAAACGTGTTCTCAAAGTTGAAACAAAAAGTGTTGTGGAAATGGGAAGATGACAAACTACCATCCAAACCGGACAATGTGCGAATACAAAATTGGTGGCCTCAGGATGACATTCTTGCGCATCCCAACGTACGACTATTTATAACACACGGAGGTCTTCTTAGTACAACCGAATCACTTTATCATGGAGTGCCGGTTATTGGTATACCTGTGTTCGGCGATCAGAACTTAAACATGGCTAAAGCAGAACGAGGTGGGTATGGATTGTCTGTACCTTATCAAGAAATATCCGAAGAACGTCTGTCAGCTGCAATCAATGCCATCCTTGGAGACTCAACGTTCAAACAAAACGCGCAAGTCATGTCTCAACGATATCGGGATCAACCAGTAAACCCACTAGACTTGGCCGTTTTCTGGGTAGAATACATTATTCGGCATAAGGGAGCGCCACATATCCGGACTGCCTCGATGGATCTGAATTTTATCCAGTATCATAACTTGGACGTACTGGCAGTTCTAGTAGGCATACCTGTTATAGTAATTTTATTGCTAAGTCGATTAATTTGTAAAAAGAAAACACCAAGAAAAAATGACAGAGGTGACCGTAAGAAGCGCAATTAA